A stretch of the Aminipila terrae genome encodes the following:
- a CDS encoding phage scaffolding protein: MEFLKEILGEKYAEFEKLINDYNVKPENKEKQIKLADLGTGEYVGKGKYSTMETDNNNLKEQLKTANGTIETLKKSNGDNETLQKTIKEHEETIKNLRVDSEKSRKEYSLKDKLRSIDVTDPDYLIYKHGGVDKFNFDKDGNPIGLEETVKSYKESIPQIFKTGKADTNYNPAGGDGYQGKNPFAKDTFNLTEQGKLLKSNPAQAKELAAAAGITI; this comes from the coding sequence ATGGAATTTTTAAAAGAAATTTTAGGCGAGAAGTATGCTGAATTTGAAAAGCTTATAAACGACTATAACGTTAAACCAGAGAATAAGGAGAAACAGATTAAGCTTGCAGATCTAGGAACCGGTGAATATGTCGGTAAAGGTAAATATTCTACCATGGAAACAGACAATAACAATCTTAAGGAACAGCTTAAGACAGCCAATGGTACAATTGAAACCTTGAAGAAGAGTAACGGGGATAACGAGACTTTACAGAAAACCATTAAGGAGCATGAAGAAACAATCAAGAACCTTAGAGTAGATTCTGAAAAGAGTAGAAAAGAATATTCCTTGAAAGATAAACTCAGGAGCATAGATGTCACTGATCCGGATTACCTCATTTATAAGCATGGTGGAGTTGATAAGTTTAATTTCGATAAGGACGGAAATCCAATAGGCCTTGAGGAAACCGTCAAGTCGTATAAAGAGTCAATTCCACAGATTTTTAAAACCGGCAAGGCTGACACAAATTATAATCCTGCAGGTGGTGATGGGTATCAGGGTAAAAATCCTTTTGCAAAAGATACCTTTAATCTTACAGAGCAGGGGAAGCTATTAAAATCTAATCCGGCACAGGCCAAGGAATTGGCTGCAGCTGCCGGTATAACAATTTAA
- a CDS encoding DUF2634 domain-containing protein, translating to MTPEIISSDFEVTKETETSKTYKLSIDKIQGSVDQIEALEQAIYKVLNTEKYEYPIYSFSYGIDLDNLTGKDVDYVKIELKRRIQECLLQDSRIETADNFNFTVNGDEILCTFDVSSIYGKTTITKGVNV from the coding sequence ATGACCCCGGAGATAATAAGCAGTGATTTTGAAGTCACAAAGGAAACTGAAACCTCAAAGACGTATAAACTATCAATCGATAAAATACAAGGCTCTGTTGACCAAATAGAGGCATTAGAACAAGCTATATATAAGGTACTTAATACTGAAAAATATGAGTATCCGATATATAGCTTTTCTTATGGGATTGATTTGGATAATTTAACGGGCAAGGATGTTGACTATGTAAAAATTGAACTTAAAAGAAGAATCCAGGAGTGCTTACTGCAGGATAGCAGAATTGAAACTGCAGACAATTTTAATTTTACTGTTAATGGGGATGAAATACTTTGTACTTTTGATGTATCCAGTATTTACGGAAAAACAACAATCACAAAGGGGGTGAATGTTTAA
- a CDS encoding phage tail terminator family protein yields the protein MVNSIKQAIADKLVELYPLSTVYDENVPQNFKMPSFLISLINQDYEKRINQKYKSCVSFNIDYFSGQSTAKINLDCLNVQLDLFRAFDLIGSYRVLNKQAKITDKVLHFTFDINYSEMIPETGIVMKSQTTNTKL from the coding sequence ATGGTAAATAGTATAAAACAGGCCATAGCAGATAAACTGGTGGAACTGTATCCGTTAAGCACGGTTTATGATGAAAATGTACCGCAAAACTTTAAAATGCCTTCCTTTCTAATTTCACTTATCAACCAGGATTATGAAAAGAGAATCAATCAGAAGTATAAAAGCTGCGTATCTTTTAATATTGACTATTTTAGTGGACAGTCTACTGCAAAAATAAACTTAGATTGCCTAAACGTACAATTAGACCTGTTTAGAGCGTTTGATTTAATAGGCAGTTATAGAGTGCTTAATAAGCAGGCCAAAATTACAGACAAGGTATTACATTTTACTTTTGATATTAATTATTCAGAAATGATTCCTGAGACTGGTATAGTAATGAAGTCTCAAACAACAAATACAAAACTATAG
- a CDS encoding head-tail connector protein: MHIDKLISKVKTNLNITDASRDLAIKDILQNVMDYCNLPKIPVEITAERQGITAEEAYALIDLPVELEPFVRKKLQGIINYEAENGTDTVFDVKSIKEGDTNITYNVDQNFSKDAVYGLSDVDKKALHRFRRVQS, translated from the coding sequence GTGCATATTGATAAACTTATTTCAAAAGTAAAAACCAATTTAAACATTACGGATGCAAGCAGGGATCTAGCAATAAAAGATATACTACAAAATGTGATGGATTATTGTAATCTTCCTAAAATACCAGTTGAGATTACTGCTGAAAGACAGGGAATAACAGCTGAGGAAGCGTATGCATTAATTGATTTGCCGGTTGAGTTGGAGCCTTTCGTAAGAAAAAAGCTGCAGGGTATTATTAATTATGAGGCTGAGAATGGTACGGATACCGTATTTGATGTAAAGTCCATAAAGGAAGGTGATACAAACATCACCTATAATGTGGACCAGAACTTTTCAAAAGATGCAGTTTACGGCTTATCTGACGTGGATAAAAAAGCACTCCATCGTTTTAGGAGGGTTCAATCATGA
- a CDS encoding minor capsid protein, whose amino-acid sequence MVQQTSDYWQKRQEQTFLSGEKTVNDYYQSLKKSFEQANKEIQQVIYLFYAKYADNNGVSFTKAQTLLDKQEIGELKDFIERVNETMGEYDQELTNMSIKARITRYEALKKQIDATLQKLYAVDYEHNGKSMLKELYTNTYYQNWYSTDVYTGFHFQFAQVEPISVETLINYPFNGANYSDRLWKQKDFLQQQLNESITTMLVQGKNPATLKGEFAKKFQSREYDAYRLLHTDGSFIIEQGTLAAYKESGVEKYQNLATLDMKTSDMCREIDGSIYLVAEAVTGINYPPFHAFCRTTTTPRYEDVDYSKSTRVARDEEGKVYKVPADMTYKEWHDKYIGSNPEMLSAEKKTKNYTSDKKLHSKYKSILGSDVPKSLDEFQNLKYNNTAQWEVLKDNFAKTNRFNKLVEKSANLKIKGQVIKELNRIDLSDFEFSDLHINTDRKHNVTKKMAQSYIDNAIAAYSRWNGKVRVYVSENGCSVINLEDKKVSTAYKSIEYDEKFKKLLEVMSNDKMSNN is encoded by the coding sequence ATGGTGCAGCAAACAAGTGATTACTGGCAAAAACGCCAGGAGCAAACTTTTCTATCAGGAGAAAAAACTGTTAATGATTACTATCAGAGCCTTAAGAAGTCTTTTGAACAGGCGAATAAGGAAATACAACAGGTGATTTATCTCTTTTATGCCAAGTATGCAGATAACAATGGAGTTTCTTTTACAAAAGCACAAACGCTGCTTGATAAACAGGAAATAGGGGAATTAAAGGACTTTATAGAGCGTGTTAATGAGACTATGGGAGAATATGATCAGGAACTTACAAACATGTCCATAAAAGCCAGAATAACACGTTATGAAGCTCTTAAAAAACAGATTGATGCAACGCTACAAAAACTCTATGCAGTAGATTATGAGCATAATGGGAAAAGTATGCTAAAAGAGCTATATACCAATACCTATTACCAGAATTGGTATAGTACAGATGTGTATACTGGGTTTCATTTTCAGTTCGCACAGGTTGAACCCATATCTGTAGAAACATTAATAAATTACCCATTTAATGGTGCAAACTATTCTGACAGGCTCTGGAAACAGAAAGATTTTTTACAACAGCAGCTTAACGAATCAATAACTACTATGCTTGTACAGGGCAAGAACCCCGCTACATTAAAGGGAGAGTTTGCCAAGAAGTTTCAATCCAGAGAATATGATGCATATAGATTGCTGCACACGGATGGCAGTTTTATAATAGAACAGGGTACCCTAGCAGCATATAAAGAAAGTGGTGTAGAAAAGTATCAAAATCTTGCTACCCTGGACATGAAAACGTCAGACATGTGCAGAGAGATAGACGGCAGTATATATCTGGTAGCTGAAGCAGTAACCGGGATTAACTATCCGCCTTTTCATGCATTTTGTAGAACTACAACAACGCCACGCTATGAGGATGTTGATTATTCAAAAAGTACAAGGGTAGCACGAGACGAAGAAGGAAAGGTTTATAAAGTCCCTGCAGATATGACCTATAAAGAATGGCACGATAAATACATTGGTAGTAATCCGGAAATGCTATCGGCAGAGAAGAAAACCAAAAACTATACCAGCGATAAAAAATTACACTCTAAGTATAAAAGTATTCTTGGCTCAGACGTTCCAAAATCACTTGATGAGTTCCAGAACCTGAAGTATAATAATACTGCGCAATGGGAAGTATTGAAAGACAATTTTGCTAAAACGAACAGATTTAATAAACTGGTTGAAAAATCGGCAAATTTGAAAATTAAAGGTCAAGTTATTAAGGAACTGAACAGAATTGACTTATCCGATTTTGAGTTTTCTGACTTACATATCAATACCGATAGAAAGCATAATGTGACAAAGAAAATGGCGCAATCATATATTGACAATGCGATTGCGGCTTATAGTAGATGGAATGGAAAGGTCCGCGTTTACGTTTCTGAAAATGGCTGCAGCGTAATCAATTTAGAGGATAAAAAAGTAAGTACTGCGTATAAGAGTATTGAATATGATGAAAAGTTTAAAAAGTTATTAGAGGTGATGAGTAATGATAAAATGTCCAATAATTAA
- a CDS encoding DNA helicase, with amino-acid sequence MINEIKTIVQNYLNNVKLCSLIIGTVTNTGIKINDKITVPNVLIKGNLKDFISVGDRVRLIRNHGGQEYYIVEIIGFVPIAKNMTVSINPITISDGMTLSSIQIKGVTKS; translated from the coding sequence TTGATAAATGAGATTAAAACAATTGTACAAAATTATTTAAATAATGTAAAACTTTGCAGTTTGATTATTGGTACTGTTACAAACACCGGAATAAAAATAAACGATAAAATAACAGTGCCAAATGTTTTAATTAAAGGCAATTTGAAAGACTTTATTAGTGTAGGTGACAGAGTAAGGTTGATAAGAAATCACGGTGGACAGGAGTATTATATTGTGGAGATTATTGGTTTTGTACCAATCGCAAAGAATATGACTGTAAGTATAAATCCAATTACTATTTCAGACGGAATGACTTTATCAAGTATTCAAATTAAAGGGGTGACCAAATCATGA
- a CDS encoding LysM peptidoglycan-binding domain-containing protein, translating to MSSYAIFFDYENQTYRLPVNPEQIEVKSTMSTEKYKVLKLGEVIVPTSMELKEYSFECELPHTALHYVQTSEKFQNADYYINLFEKWRKALTPVRFIASNGIGDDINTLVLITELTIIEKAGEEGDKYVSFGLTEYKEYGKKSNVVMVSNFSATIVSKSIVAASGLSAKSKGTHTVVKGENLWKIAKTYYGNGALYTKIYNANKDKIKNPSLIYPGQVLTIPG from the coding sequence ATGAGTAGTTATGCTATATTTTTCGATTATGAAAATCAAACATATAGGCTTCCTGTAAATCCGGAACAGATAGAAGTAAAAAGTACTATGTCAACGGAAAAATATAAGGTGCTTAAATTGGGTGAGGTAATTGTGCCCACCAGCATGGAGCTCAAAGAATATTCTTTTGAGTGTGAATTACCTCATACGGCCTTGCATTACGTACAGACATCAGAGAAGTTCCAAAATGCGGATTACTATATTAATCTGTTTGAAAAATGGAGAAAGGCTCTTACCCCTGTAAGATTTATCGCCAGCAATGGAATAGGCGATGATATTAATACCTTAGTCCTGATAACAGAGCTCACCATTATAGAAAAGGCAGGGGAAGAGGGAGACAAATATGTGTCTTTTGGTTTAACAGAATATAAGGAGTACGGGAAGAAATCCAATGTAGTTATGGTTTCAAATTTCTCAGCAACAATAGTGTCAAAATCAATAGTTGCCGCATCAGGGTTGAGCGCTAAAAGCAAAGGCACACACACAGTTGTAAAGGGAGAAAATCTCTGGAAGATTGCCAAGACTTATTATGGGAATGGAGCACTTTACACGAAAATATACAATGCCAATAAGGATAAAATTAAAAATCCGTCTCTTATTTATCCAGGGCAGGTTTTAACAATACCGGGTTAG
- a CDS encoding baseplate J/gp47 family protein has translation MFESMTYEAILNDMLSKVKNDVDKKEGSVIYDALAPCAYQLAQTYFNLDNFINLVSGDTAVGEYLDRVVADYGLTRKAATYAVRKVTTTGEIMLGTRWGLNDTTYTITSLISANVYSAVCQQIGTIGNTYSGELENIDNVSGITATLTDIITSGTDEETDDNLRSRFYAKVQAPSTSGNADNYKEWALKVLGVGNAKVFPLWNGAGTVRVLVVDSNMSIDNTLPGKVSSYIETVRPIGANVTVASPTSQTINISAKIMLDGSKLLADVQNAFISTITTYLKDTVFETYSISYAQIGSLLLATDGVKDYNTLLVNNGTANISLTDEQMPITGTITLTEV, from the coding sequence ATGTTCGAGAGTATGACTTATGAAGCAATCTTAAATGACATGTTAAGCAAGGTTAAAAACGATGTTGATAAAAAAGAGGGTTCCGTTATCTATGACGCTCTTGCTCCTTGTGCATACCAATTAGCACAGACCTATTTTAATTTAGATAATTTTATCAATTTAGTTTCCGGTGACACGGCAGTAGGGGAATACCTGGACCGGGTTGTGGCTGATTACGGCTTGACTAGAAAAGCGGCCACTTATGCTGTTAGAAAGGTTACTACTACGGGAGAGATAATGCTGGGTACCAGATGGGGACTGAATGATACAACCTACACTATTACCAGTTTAATTTCAGCAAATGTTTATAGCGCTGTGTGTCAACAAATAGGAACAATCGGTAATACGTATTCCGGAGAACTTGAAAATATTGATAATGTATCAGGCATAACTGCCACCTTAACCGATATAATAACTTCCGGAACTGATGAAGAAACAGACGATAATCTTAGGTCAAGGTTCTATGCAAAGGTTCAGGCCCCTTCAACTTCTGGAAACGCAGACAATTATAAGGAGTGGGCTCTAAAAGTATTGGGGGTAGGAAATGCTAAAGTGTTCCCATTGTGGAATGGTGCGGGGACTGTAAGAGTCTTAGTAGTGGATAGTAATATGTCTATTGACAATACTTTACCGGGTAAAGTATCGAGTTATATAGAAACTGTTAGACCAATAGGCGCTAATGTAACGGTAGCAAGCCCAACAAGTCAGACTATAAATATATCTGCTAAAATAATGTTAGATGGGTCAAAATTGCTTGCTGATGTGCAGAATGCTTTTATTTCTACAATTACAACTTACTTAAAAGATACGGTATTTGAAACGTATAGTATCAGTTATGCTCAAATAGGGAGTTTGCTTTTAGCTACTGATGGAGTTAAGGACTATAATACTTTACTTGTAAATAACGGAACTGCAAATATATCGCT
- a CDS encoding phage tail tube protein, with the protein MSDTYTKLADTLSSHEGKAYITINGKNRELFELSSITAQIELTVTSKRMLGTRMTQHKVTGAEGTGSMTMYFANSEMLKQTLTYLKNGTYPPITIQTYNEDTQSTVGRQEVVLGNVILNSIPAASIDDGSDDPITFDTDITFDTIECLRTFDLPENFR; encoded by the coding sequence ATGTCTGATACTTATACAAAATTAGCTGATACTTTATCTTCCCATGAAGGTAAAGCGTATATCACAATTAACGGAAAAAACAGAGAACTCTTTGAGCTGTCATCCATTACTGCACAAATTGAATTGACAGTAACCTCAAAACGGATGTTGGGTACCAGGATGACTCAGCACAAAGTTACAGGTGCAGAAGGCACAGGAAGCATGACGATGTATTTTGCTAATAGCGAAATGCTAAAACAGACTTTAACGTATCTAAAAAATGGCACCTACCCACCTATAACCATTCAGACTTACAATGAAGATACGCAGTCTACTGTAGGCAGGCAAGAGGTTGTACTTGGGAATGTTATTCTTAATTCCATTCCTGCTGCATCGATTGATGATGGTTCAGATGATCCAATTACCTTTGATACAGATATTACGTTTGATACAATTGAATGTTTGCGGACTTTCGATTTACCAGAAAATTTTAGATAA
- a CDS encoding tape measure protein, translated as MPTLSAMFKLYDGYSNTISKISQKTADATNKILRASGATDQFNQKLKNTSASANSATGSIGNYVRAALSIASAVKGMSIVDTYINTQSRLKLINDGLQTQSELQDKIFAAADQSRGAYASMAGSIAKLGMLAGDAFSSNDETIKFAALMQKSFKLSGASTEEQTAGMYQLTQAMAAGKLQGDEFRSIMENAPMLAQAIATYTGKTKGDLKQMSADGTITADIIKNAMFAAADEINEKFKKMPMTFGDVWNKFKNSATRAFSDTFKTINKLINSSGFQSMFNNAVGAVYTLGSAINWIIQITTKYWSFIGPILIALSASILAGIIMKLGSIAALFAKLNFPVFLIVAAIGLLIEGLDKAGISMQEFFNIASPLLIAIGAVLLASIIKKLFLMIPVLWAQAAAVWAQVAAWLILHWQVLLVIVAIALIVIILQALGVKASQVFGFIGGCIGVVIALLQNLGTAVYNAFIFVLKSVDEVVTSCVNDAIAAINLIIRALNKIPGVKINLIDGINESYGDLKYQKFANLSEAYDAGSKIGKKFYSSASDKLGSIGSKLGGFMKGPNLNDLASGLGTTGNPMKVEGTGNDGKVDVNMSDEDLQYLRDIAERDFVNKFSTATLAPNIQVTFGDVHETADVDKMYKRMGKIMQQQLASVGEGDY; from the coding sequence ATGCCTACATTATCAGCTATGTTTAAGTTATACGATGGCTACTCAAACACCATTTCAAAAATCAGCCAAAAGACAGCTGACGCTACAAATAAAATACTAAGAGCGAGTGGGGCGACTGATCAGTTTAACCAAAAGTTAAAAAATACTAGCGCGAGTGCCAATTCAGCTACAGGTAGTATTGGTAATTATGTAAGGGCAGCTCTTTCAATCGCAAGTGCAGTAAAGGGTATGAGCATTGTTGATACTTATATAAATACTCAGTCCAGGCTTAAACTTATAAATGATGGACTTCAGACCCAATCAGAGCTGCAGGATAAAATCTTCGCTGCAGCAGATCAGTCAAGAGGCGCGTATGCCAGCATGGCCGGCTCTATTGCAAAACTTGGTATGCTTGCGGGGGATGCATTTAGTTCAAACGATGAAACAATAAAGTTTGCCGCGTTAATGCAAAAATCTTTTAAATTGAGTGGAGCTAGCACTGAAGAACAAACGGCGGGTATGTACCAGTTAACACAGGCCATGGCAGCAGGGAAGCTGCAAGGAGATGAATTTAGGTCTATTATGGAAAATGCTCCTATGCTTGCACAAGCCATAGCGACTTATACAGGAAAAACTAAAGGAGATTTAAAGCAAATGTCCGCGGATGGAACAATCACTGCTGACATTATTAAAAACGCCATGTTTGCGGCTGCTGATGAAATAAACGAAAAGTTTAAAAAAATGCCAATGACTTTTGGAGATGTTTGGAATAAATTTAAAAACAGTGCAACAAGGGCATTCAGCGATACATTTAAAACAATTAATAAGCTTATCAACTCCTCCGGATTCCAGTCCATGTTTAACAATGCTGTAGGCGCCGTATATACACTTGGCAGCGCTATAAATTGGATAATCCAGATTACAACAAAATACTGGAGCTTCATTGGTCCCATACTGATTGCACTATCGGCTTCAATATTAGCCGGCATAATAATGAAACTTGGCAGTATAGCTGCTTTATTTGCAAAGCTCAATTTTCCTGTATTTCTGATAGTTGCTGCCATAGGCTTATTAATTGAGGGACTTGATAAGGCTGGGATTTCCATGCAGGAGTTTTTCAATATAGCGAGTCCTCTTTTAATAGCCATAGGTGCTGTACTTCTGGCAAGTATTATTAAAAAACTATTCCTGATGATTCCAGTTTTATGGGCACAGGCTGCAGCCGTCTGGGCACAGGTCGCAGCATGGCTTATACTTCACTGGCAGGTACTCTTAGTTATTGTTGCCATTGCATTAATTGTTATAATTCTGCAGGCATTGGGTGTAAAAGCATCACAAGTGTTTGGCTTTATTGGTGGCTGTATTGGCGTAGTAATCGCTCTACTTCAAAATCTGGGAACTGCAGTTTACAATGCATTCATTTTCGTCCTAAAAAGTGTAGATGAAGTAGTTACAAGCTGCGTCAATGATGCAATAGCAGCAATCAATTTAATTATACGGGCTCTCAATAAAATTCCTGGGGTTAAGATAAATCTTATCGATGGCATAAATGAATCATATGGAGACCTTAAGTACCAGAAATTTGCAAACCTGTCTGAAGCTTACGATGCCGGCTCTAAGATTGGGAAAAAGTTTTATTCTTCGGCCAGTGATAAGCTGGGAAGTATAGGCAGTAAGCTCGGTGGATTTATGAAAGGACCTAATTTGAATGACCTTGCAAGCGGGCTCGGTACCACCGGCAACCCTATGAAGGTTGAAGGGACGGGAAACGACGGTAAAGTGGATGTGAATATGTCAGATGAGGATCTGCAATATTTAAGAGATATTGCAGAGCGTGATTTTGTTAATAAGTTTAGCACGGCCACACTGGCGCCAAACATTCAGGTTACTTTTGGTGACGTTCATGAGACGGCAGATGTGGATAAAATGTATAAGCGTATGGGCAAAATAATGCAACAGCAGCTTGCATCCGTAGGAGAGGGAGATTATTAA
- a CDS encoding HK97 gp10 family phage protein → MSSNQGRNQAAINKFRSELQSMFGDIREIDVKVLDKSVNVGARNAKENTPVATSFMQKSWRAVPARKSKQGAEKELINTADYSSYVNDGHRIVNKLGETIGFIKGKFILEGAIRLVEKTLKNEFEKEVERVNKKHGK, encoded by the coding sequence GTGAGCAGCAACCAAGGGCGAAACCAGGCAGCTATTAATAAGTTCAGATCAGAACTTCAAAGCATGTTTGGGGACATAAGGGAAATTGATGTCAAGGTGCTTGATAAATCAGTTAACGTGGGTGCACGAAACGCCAAGGAAAACACACCTGTTGCAACGAGTTTTATGCAAAAGAGTTGGCGAGCTGTACCGGCAAGGAAGTCCAAACAAGGAGCAGAGAAAGAATTAATTAATACTGCAGATTACTCATCTTATGTAAATGATGGACACCGAATAGTAAATAAGCTTGGGGAAACTATTGGGTTTATTAAAGGTAAATTTATACTTGAAGGGGCAATAAGATTGGTGGAAAAAACTTTAAAAAATGAATTTGAAAAAGAAGTGGAAAGGGTGAATAAGAAGCATGGTAAATAG
- a CDS encoding phage tail sheath C-terminal domain-containing protein, which yields MAGTWTTQNKILPGAYVNFLTNTALSITPGDRGVVVLLQEMSVGAAGKMYTITSADASQWPEGATAADKLLTSEALKGAKTVIVYNLGTAHTAEVLTAALAALKTIEFNVLCYPYDTDANQAAIVTWVKSMRDDDGVKLQAVLTDHTADSESVINVVQGVKLSNGMALTAAQVTAWVAGITAGANINKSNTGQSYPGAIDAVPRMTKTEMETAITAGKFILKVDSAQNVSVVYDINSLTTYSTGKSKLFRKNRLIRTIDNINNDIVQIFESSYIGKINNNADGRSLLRATLIEYFNTLQSLSAIQNFTADDVTVSAGADSDAVLINCHIQPVDSAEKIYITVNLA from the coding sequence ATGGCAGGAACATGGACAACGCAAAATAAAATATTACCTGGTGCCTATGTCAACTTCTTAACTAATACGGCTTTATCCATTACTCCGGGTGATCGGGGCGTAGTTGTATTGTTACAGGAAATGAGTGTAGGTGCTGCAGGTAAGATGTATACCATTACATCTGCAGACGCAAGTCAGTGGCCGGAAGGCGCTACGGCAGCGGATAAACTGCTTACGTCGGAAGCCTTAAAGGGTGCTAAGACTGTTATAGTTTATAATTTAGGCACCGCGCATACGGCAGAGGTACTTACTGCAGCGTTAGCTGCATTAAAGACCATTGAATTTAATGTTTTGTGCTATCCTTATGACACAGATGCGAACCAAGCAGCTATTGTTACATGGGTTAAATCCATGAGAGATGATGACGGCGTAAAATTACAGGCAGTGCTTACGGATCACACAGCAGACAGTGAGTCAGTAATTAATGTGGTACAAGGAGTTAAACTCTCCAATGGCATGGCGCTCACTGCAGCACAAGTAACAGCATGGGTGGCAGGTATTACAGCAGGGGCAAATATAAATAAATCGAACACAGGCCAGTCTTATCCCGGAGCAATCGACGCAGTACCGAGGATGACTAAAACAGAAATGGAAACAGCTATTACAGCAGGGAAGTTTATTTTAAAAGTAGATTCTGCTCAAAATGTTAGTGTGGTTTATGATATTAATTCACTTACCACATACTCTACGGGAAAAAGCAAATTATTCCGGAAGAACAGGCTGATTCGTACTATTGATAATATAAATAATGACATAGTGCAGATTTTTGAAAGCAGCTACATTGGAAAGATAAATAACAATGCTGACGGTAGATCATTATTAAGAGCAACTTTGATTGAATATTTCAATACCCTTCAAAGTTTGTCGGCAATTCAGAATTTTACTGCTGATGATGTAACTGTTTCCGCAGGTGCTGATTCTGATGCGGTATTGATTAATTGTCATATCCAGCCTGTTGACAGCGCAGAAAAAATTTATATTACAGTTAATTTGGCTTAA